From a single Candidatus Acidiferrales bacterium genomic region:
- a CDS encoding TraR/DksA C4-type zinc finger protein — protein sequence MDKKRLEYYKKKLVIKREELLRVVSKAEQDGREADYDPTQDLADKAANSYTKEFLFSQSNHDRVIVALIEEALKRAKSANFGECVSCHEEIQQKRLEAVPWTRHCISCQEKQEKGLL from the coding sequence GTGGACAAGAAGCGGCTTGAGTATTACAAGAAGAAGTTAGTGATCAAGCGCGAGGAGCTGCTGCGGGTGGTCTCAAAGGCCGAGCAGGATGGCCGCGAAGCCGATTATGACCCGACCCAGGACTTGGCCGACAAGGCTGCCAATTCCTACACCAAAGAGTTTCTTTTCTCGCAGTCGAACCACGACCGGGTCATCGTGGCGCTGATTGAGGAAGCGCTCAAGCGGGCGAAGTCCGCGAATTTCGGCGAATGTGTCTCCTGCCATGAAGAGATCCAGCAGAAGCGTTTGGAAGCAGTACCCTGGACGCGGCACTGCATCAGTTGCCAGGAGAAGCAGGAGAAAGGCCTTCTGTAG